One Bacillus sp. FJAT-52991 genomic region harbors:
- a CDS encoding response regulator transcription factor, with amino-acid sequence MYKILIVEDEMNIANTLKQHLEKYGYHCLIVVDFERVLDTFQDFQPHLVIMDINLPAFDGYYWSRKIRQVSNCPLMILSARMSEADQVYGIENGADDFITKPFLLDVVLAKINGQIRRVYGEYATDSQARILKIGNTKLNLDTVRLSTSEREEQLTVKELQLSTMLFEAYPNVVSRQQLLSAIWDDESFVEENTLTVNIVRLRKKLEATHSSLEIATIRGIGYQLTEKPV; translated from the coding sequence ATGTACAAAATATTAATTGTTGAAGATGAAATGAATATCGCAAATACATTAAAACAACATCTTGAAAAATACGGCTATCATTGCCTTATTGTAGTAGATTTTGAAAGAGTACTGGATACATTTCAAGATTTTCAACCTCATCTAGTCATCATGGATATTAATCTTCCCGCCTTTGATGGCTATTATTGGTCTCGCAAAATAAGGCAAGTCTCGAATTGTCCTCTTATGATTTTATCTGCCCGTATGAGTGAGGCTGATCAAGTATATGGGATTGAAAATGGAGCCGATGACTTTATTACAAAACCTTTCTTATTAGACGTAGTATTGGCGAAAATAAATGGACAAATTCGTCGTGTATACGGCGAATATGCAACAGATTCACAAGCTCGAATTTTAAAAATAGGGAACACAAAATTAAACTTAGATACTGTGCGGCTAAGTACATCTGAACGCGAGGAGCAATTGACGGTAAAGGAGCTCCAGCTTTCTACAATGCTTTTTGAAGCATATCCGAATGTTGTGTCTAGACAGCAGTTGCTTTCAGCTATTTGGGATGACGAATCATTTGTTGAGGAAAATACTCTTACTGTCAATATCGTGAGGCTTCGTAAAAAACTAGAAGCTACTCATTCTTCGCTAGAAATCGCAACTATTCGAGGGATTGGTTATCAATTAACGGAGAAACCTGTATGA
- a CDS encoding HAMP domain-containing sensor histidine kinase, protein MKLFLKDHISFIFLYIMTFISLPILIHRLDGFENHYKYFLFLAFISLVLFLGFRYLRRKKMYAGISRKGMHPEELLIYQPMASFEKAYAAQLQSIQSLFLSRDEEYKQFLSEQQVMISHAVHQMKTPVSVIQLLTQSNQWKDPSLLVEWQKVKRECDKLNFSLNQLLIYSRSTNLLADLKVERIPLKAVVQEVINDLKDYFIEEEIFPKSMIREDIVVYSDRKWLKVVIYQVLSNAVKYGEKGSTVTIDYENGQLLIKNKGETIPESEIKRVFELFYTGSKGRIKGEATGIGLYLVKRILSTLSHPYTLHSAHNETTFTIDFSESMKSAAE, encoded by the coding sequence ATGAAGCTGTTTTTAAAGGACCATATCAGTTTTATTTTTCTTTATATCATGACGTTTATTAGTTTGCCTATTTTGATTCATCGACTAGATGGCTTTGAAAATCATTATAAATACTTTTTATTTTTGGCCTTTATATCACTAGTTCTCTTTCTTGGTTTTCGCTATTTACGCCGCAAAAAAATGTATGCAGGAATTTCTAGAAAAGGTATGCATCCAGAGGAATTGCTGATTTATCAGCCAATGGCTTCATTTGAAAAAGCATATGCTGCACAATTACAGTCGATACAGTCCTTGTTTCTATCAAGGGACGAGGAGTATAAGCAATTTTTAAGTGAACAGCAAGTGATGATTTCTCATGCTGTTCATCAAATGAAAACGCCTGTTTCTGTGATCCAATTACTCACACAGTCTAATCAATGGAAGGACCCGAGTCTGCTTGTTGAATGGCAAAAGGTGAAACGTGAATGCGATAAGTTAAACTTTTCATTAAATCAGCTGCTGATATATAGTCGTTCTACTAACTTATTAGCCGATTTAAAAGTAGAACGAATTCCATTAAAAGCTGTGGTGCAAGAAGTGATCAATGATTTGAAGGATTATTTTATCGAGGAAGAAATATTTCCTAAAAGCATGATACGAGAAGACATTGTTGTTTATTCTGATCGAAAATGGTTAAAGGTTGTTATATACCAAGTATTAAGCAACGCTGTGAAATATGGAGAGAAGGGGTCTACTGTGACGATCGATTATGAAAATGGGCAGTTACTGATCAAAAATAAAGGAGAAACGATACCTGAGAGTGAAATAAAGCGTGTGTTTGAATTGTTTTACACAGGATCTAAAGGTCGCATAAAGGGAGAAGCGACTGGGATTGGTCTTTATTTAGTCAAACGTATTCTCTCGACCCTTAGTCATCCGTACACGTTGCACTCTGCACATAATGAAACCACTTTTACAATTGATTTTTCTGAAAGCATGAAATCGGCTGCCGAATAA
- a CDS encoding ABC transporter ATP-binding protein → MSTTLLNVNQLQKEYTGEITYKALKGIDFHLKENEFVAVMGPSGSGKTTFLNCISTIDQPTSGSITINSKNPYALNDDELAKFRRTELGFVFQDFNLVHTLTVEENILLPLTLDSVSEEEMKRRLSNVTNLLGIKDILKKRTFEISGGQKQRVAIARAVIHEPSLLLADEPTGNLDSKSVNDVMKLFESVNKTFKTAILMVTHDAYVASFAQCVIFIKDGILYNEVHRGKNKQQFYQEIMDTLTFLGGGQHEL, encoded by the coding sequence ATGTCAACAACCCTTTTAAACGTAAATCAGCTTCAAAAAGAATATACGGGAGAAATCACATATAAAGCATTAAAAGGTATTGATTTTCATCTGAAAGAAAATGAGTTTGTTGCAGTAATGGGTCCATCGGGAAGTGGAAAGACAACCTTTCTTAACTGCATTTCAACAATTGATCAACCAACGAGCGGTTCGATTACCATTAATTCGAAAAATCCCTATGCATTGAACGACGATGAACTTGCGAAATTTCGGCGCACGGAGCTGGGGTTTGTTTTTCAAGACTTTAATCTTGTGCATACATTAACAGTAGAAGAGAATATATTATTACCCTTAACTCTTGATTCTGTGAGCGAAGAAGAGATGAAGCGACGCCTTTCAAATGTGACAAACCTTTTAGGGATTAAAGATATTTTAAAAAAGCGTACATTTGAGATTTCAGGTGGGCAGAAGCAGCGTGTGGCAATTGCACGAGCTGTTATTCATGAACCCAGTTTATTATTAGCTGATGAGCCGACTGGTAACTTGGATTCTAAATCAGTAAATGACGTGATGAAATTGTTTGAATCAGTTAATAAAACTTTTAAGACAGCAATTTTAATGGTAACGCATGATGCTTATGTCGCAAGCTTTGCACAATGCGTCATCTTTATAAAAGACGGCATTCTTTATAATGAAGTACATCGAGGTAAAAACAAACAGCAGTTTTATCAAGAAATTATGGACACACTCACATTTTTAGGTGGTGGCCAGCATGAGCTTTAA
- a CDS encoding ABC transporter permease, whose amino-acid sequence MSFNHIVVQNIVRDKWTYTSYFLSSVFSILVFFLFSTVAFHPMLEVVDTSSTLGITMMLASLIIYIFSFVFIIYSLFAFLKKKAKNLGIFMITGASMKQVRKMVFRENMLIAGAAILTAIALGLVIAPLFLMVAKRVFQADSFGMYVPVQSILLTIVLFTILFFVVSKFMTRFINKEEAVHLLKADVIQEKLITPAPLKLLLSVIVSGLLLFAVKMEMNWIESIGMLYYILLFVSILSAIYFIITQGMLFAIIVMQKRPSYFRKTNMLFISNFKAKGRSHANTVYLLTILLLGVFVCTSVLYSSYYNVEEKTEKLYPYSFQYMSLPDNSTEQKDIAFIEKTLAESGNYDAYHSAFKTDEDRRIGFMSVSNYNALGFHKDITLSANEYHVVAGNEGIMPSTEAILDYPFGKLQYTGLETQNMLTTGFQSVFYIVPDGIYETIDYPVYKVFAYEVENWTEKLDTTEVIESQILIEQDEHLISSKISLYNAEKQTKSIIFFIGFMLSLIFLSAAMSILYFYLQTSLEEEKEKYAGIRKIGLSVSEISSVVTKELGMLIFVPFTFTSLILFGTMIGLRRHISPSFYQLTAMGVGIFLLLFVISFFIMRRSYLKKIIK is encoded by the coding sequence ATGAGCTTTAATCATATTGTCGTTCAAAATATCGTACGCGATAAATGGACGTACACTTCTTACTTTTTAAGTAGTGTTTTCTCTATTTTAGTATTTTTTTTATTTTCGACTGTAGCATTTCATCCAATGTTGGAAGTAGTTGATACATCGAGTACACTCGGTATTACAATGATGTTAGCTAGCCTTATTATTTACATTTTTTCATTCGTCTTTATCATTTATTCTCTATTCGCTTTTTTAAAGAAGAAAGCGAAAAATCTTGGCATCTTTATGATTACTGGAGCATCTATGAAGCAAGTTCGTAAGATGGTTTTTAGAGAGAATATGCTTATTGCTGGTGCAGCGATACTAACAGCGATTGCGTTAGGGCTTGTCATCGCGCCATTGTTTTTAATGGTAGCTAAAAGAGTATTCCAAGCGGATAGTTTTGGTATGTATGTACCTGTTCAATCTATCTTATTAACGATTGTCTTATTTACTATTTTATTTTTTGTTGTTTCTAAATTTATGACACGCTTTATTAACAAAGAAGAGGCAGTTCATCTGTTAAAGGCGGACGTAATACAGGAAAAACTAATTACACCTGCACCATTGAAACTATTGCTATCTGTAATCGTAAGTGGCTTATTATTATTCGCAGTGAAGATGGAAATGAATTGGATTGAATCCATTGGAATGCTTTATTACATCTTGCTATTTGTCAGCATACTATCAGCTATTTATTTTATAATTACACAAGGAATGCTGTTTGCAATTATTGTAATGCAAAAGAGGCCATCATACTTTAGAAAAACAAATATGCTTTTCATTTCTAATTTCAAAGCTAAAGGACGTTCGCATGCGAATACCGTATATTTATTAACAATACTACTGTTAGGTGTATTTGTATGTACAAGCGTACTGTATAGTTCATATTACAATGTAGAAGAAAAAACAGAAAAGTTGTATCCTTATAGTTTTCAATATATGTCACTTCCAGATAATTCAACGGAACAAAAGGACATTGCCTTTATTGAAAAGACGTTAGCCGAATCAGGTAACTATGATGCGTATCATTCGGCATTTAAAACAGATGAAGATCGTCGAATTGGTTTTATGTCAGTTTCGAATTATAATGCGCTCGGTTTTCATAAAGATATTACCCTAAGTGCTAATGAATATCATGTTGTAGCAGGTAATGAAGGTATAATGCCAAGTACAGAAGCAATTCTTGATTACCCGTTTGGAAAGCTTCAGTATACAGGTCTTGAGACGCAAAACATGTTAACGACAGGTTTCCAAAGTGTGTTCTATATTGTTCCAGATGGGATTTATGAAACAATCGATTATCCTGTATATAAAGTGTTTGCTTATGAGGTAGAAAATTGGACAGAAAAGCTTGATACAACAGAGGTGATTGAATCCCAAATTCTAATCGAACAAGATGAACATTTAATTTCTTCTAAAATTAGTTTATACAATGCTGAGAAGCAGACAAAGAGTATCATCTTCTTTATCGGCTTTATGTTAAGCCTAATCTTCTTGAGTGCGGCAATGAGTATTCTTTATTTCTACCTACAAACGTCACTTGAAGAGGAAAAAGAGAAATATGCTGGGATACGAAAAATTGGTCTTTCGGTGTCCGAAATATCTTCCGTTGTGACAAAAGAATTGGGAATGTTGATTTTTGTCCCATTTACTTTTACATCTCTGATCTTATTTGGAACGATGATCGGTCTGCGTCGTCACATTTCACCATCATTTTACCAATTAACAGCGATGGGCGTGGGTATATTTCTGCTACTATTTGTAATAAGCTTTTTCATCATGCGACGAAGCTATTTGAAAAAAATTATAAAGTGA
- a CDS encoding class I SAM-dependent methyltransferase, with translation MFSYYGALSTEIYDLTKPVGHSVCGDIEYYLERLKGTKGKILEAASGSGRFLIPLLEHGYMVDGIDYSPEMLRSCRQRCEERGLNPYLYEGYLQSFSLSSTYEAIVIPTGSFCLIERRQDSLDALRCFYQHLVPGGRLIVDLLLPQHWRIGETKTSTFSLPNGDGITLEDKSIEMNWVDQYTLSYLKYEKWRKGKLIETELQRFAMRWYGIEEFKLLLESIGFADITCSADYQYKKQPSKDTQVITFEAVRK, from the coding sequence ATGTTTAGCTATTATGGTGCACTTAGCACGGAGATTTATGATTTAACAAAACCTGTAGGGCATTCTGTTTGTGGGGATATTGAATATTATTTAGAAAGATTAAAAGGAACGAAAGGAAAAATACTTGAAGCAGCATCTGGTTCAGGCCGTTTTTTAATTCCGTTACTGGAGCATGGCTATATGGTAGATGGAATTGATTACTCACCTGAAATGCTTCGTTCGTGTCGGCAGCGCTGCGAAGAAAGAGGGTTGAATCCCTATTTATATGAAGGTTACTTACAAAGTTTTTCCTTGTCTTCAACATATGAAGCTATTGTTATACCGACGGGTTCCTTTTGCTTGATTGAAAGACGACAAGACTCTTTAGATGCTTTACGCTGTTTCTATCAACATTTGGTTCCAGGGGGCCGTTTAATCGTTGATCTTCTATTACCGCAGCATTGGCGAATAGGGGAAACGAAGACATCCACTTTTTCCTTACCTAATGGAGACGGGATTACTTTAGAAGATAAATCAATAGAAATGAACTGGGTCGATCAGTATACCTTATCTTATTTAAAGTATGAGAAATGGCGAAAAGGGAAGTTGATTGAAACGGAATTACAAAGGTTTGCCATGCGATGGTATGGAATCGAGGAATTTAAACTCCTATTAGAAAGTATCGGTTTCGCTGATATCACTTGCTCTGCTGATTATCAATATAAGAAGCAGCCATCAAAGGACACTCAGGTTATTACATTTGAAGCTGTACGAAAGTGA
- a CDS encoding SDR family NAD(P)-dependent oxidoreductase — protein sequence MKPLMGKVALVTGGSRGAGRAIAIELGKAGATVYVTGRSIKGDSTNNWPGTIDDTVSQIEASGGTGVAIRCDHTNDSETEAIINQIRMEQGKLDILINNVWGAHDLGVEYKPFEELPLAHWDTMFTAGVRAQLATNHFAIPLLRESKQALIIHTTFWDENKYTGQFYYDLAKNALIRMAYGLSIELQQDAIAVLAVSPGFMRTELVLKYHEADEKNWQEAEDLSQTETPHYLGRGITALASDPNVMEKSGKVLKVGDLAKEYQFTDIDGRYIPPFSI from the coding sequence ATGAAACCATTAATGGGAAAGGTCGCTCTTGTAACAGGAGGAAGCCGAGGAGCTGGGCGTGCGATTGCCATCGAATTAGGAAAAGCTGGAGCGACAGTTTATGTCACAGGACGGAGCATTAAAGGGGATTCCACTAATAATTGGCCTGGAACAATTGACGATACAGTTTCACAAATTGAAGCTTCTGGTGGGACAGGGGTAGCCATTCGGTGTGATCATACGAACGATTCAGAAACAGAAGCCATCATCAACCAAATTCGTATGGAGCAAGGAAAATTAGATATCTTGATTAATAATGTGTGGGGTGCGCATGATCTTGGCGTGGAATATAAACCTTTTGAGGAATTGCCATTAGCACATTGGGATACGATGTTCACTGCTGGTGTGCGTGCTCAATTGGCCACAAATCACTTTGCCATTCCACTGCTTCGTGAGAGTAAACAAGCCCTCATCATCCACACGACATTTTGGGACGAAAACAAATACACTGGACAATTTTATTACGATTTAGCCAAAAACGCCTTAATTCGCATGGCTTATGGGTTGTCTATCGAATTACAACAAGACGCTATCGCTGTTCTTGCCGTTTCACCCGGTTTTATGAGAACAGAGCTTGTCTTAAAATACCATGAGGCAGATGAAAAAAACTGGCAAGAAGCCGAAGATTTGAGCCAAACAGAAACACCTCATTATTTAGGACGTGGCATAACTGCATTAGCTAGTGATCCCAATGTGATGGAGAAAAGCGGAAAAGTGCTTAAAGTCGGTGATTTAGCTAAAGAATATCAGTTTACCGACATAGACGGACGTTATATTCCACCATTTTCAATCTAG
- a CDS encoding YafY family protein yields the protein MRADRLISILLLLQSQGQMTAKELSERLEVSERTIYRDMEALSGSGIPVFAERGKKGGWSLLEGYQTNLTGLKEAEIRALFVSPSAQLLEDLGLAHTSEEARNKLMASLPSIYREHVNDVWNRIHIDTSTWRERKEKMVTFDVLKNAIWKENKLKIEYQRADGITNSRIVKPLGLVAKGSRWYFIAAKDNDEIRNYRASRITFAELINETFERPKDFDLAQYWRSSTKGFIESLPNYEVWVEVAPAILPRLKFTNRFVQMEEGESENQEGWLPVKLSFHTEGEAKGFILGFTDQIRVIKPKELHDKLLLMAEAAVKFYKQGK from the coding sequence ATGAGAGCGGATCGGCTAATATCTATTCTTCTATTACTACAATCACAAGGTCAAATGACGGCGAAAGAATTATCAGAGAGGTTAGAGGTTTCCGAGCGTACCATTTATCGAGATATGGAAGCCTTAAGCGGAAGTGGAATCCCTGTTTTTGCAGAGCGGGGAAAAAAAGGTGGCTGGTCATTGCTAGAAGGTTATCAGACAAATTTGACGGGGTTGAAAGAAGCTGAAATACGAGCTTTGTTTGTTTCTCCTTCTGCTCAATTGCTAGAGGATCTAGGTTTAGCTCATACATCTGAAGAAGCTAGGAATAAACTTATGGCGTCACTTCCTTCTATTTATCGTGAACATGTAAATGATGTATGGAATCGTATTCATATTGACACGAGTACATGGAGAGAGCGAAAAGAAAAAATGGTGACCTTCGATGTTCTTAAAAATGCCATATGGAAAGAAAATAAATTAAAAATCGAATATCAACGGGCAGATGGAATAACGAATAGCCGAATTGTAAAGCCACTAGGACTTGTGGCTAAGGGAAGTCGCTGGTATTTTATTGCTGCTAAAGACAATGATGAAATCCGAAACTACCGGGCTTCACGGATTACTTTCGCTGAACTTATTAATGAAACATTTGAAAGACCAAAAGATTTCGACCTTGCCCAATATTGGAGATCTTCAACGAAGGGCTTTATAGAAAGCTTACCGAATTATGAAGTATGGGTAGAAGTGGCCCCTGCCATCTTACCGAGATTGAAATTCACGAACCGTTTTGTTCAAATGGAAGAGGGTGAAAGTGAAAACCAGGAAGGGTGGCTACCAGTTAAGCTTTCTTTTCATACAGAAGGCGAGGCGAAAGGATTCATATTAGGGTTTACTGATCAAATAAGGGTCATAAAGCCTAAAGAACTGCACGATAAGCTTCTTTTGATGGCTGAAGCTGCTGTGAAGTTTTATAAACAAGGGAAATGA